Genomic DNA from Paenibacillus sp. KS-LC4:
TCCAGCACGTCTAGCTCCGCGCTGGTCGCCGCCTGCACAACCTCGGCGCGCGCGTCCGCTCCCTCTCGCTGGCGCGCGCCGCCAATGATCGGCACGGAATGTCCGTGCGAGCCGTTGCACCAAAGCGCATACCGCTGCGGGCCAAAATAATCCGCCGTATACTCCCCGCTGCCCAAATCCGCCAAATAGGCTTCTCCGTCCGCATGAAGCACAAACTGCCCAACATCATTATGATTGTGCGGCTCCGCATTATGACCGCCTTTGGCGGCAAAGCTATATGTAGCGCCATCCTCCGCGACATAACGGGACAGCAGCCACTGCACATTTTCCAAATAATGCGATTCTGTCGGCCATAGAGCTGCTTCAGCAGCTTTTACAAGCTGCCTCTCCGTACTTGCCTCTTCTTTTTGAGGTCCTTCTTCCCTGAACTCTTCCCTGATCTTTTTACTGGTCTCTTTCCTGAACTCTCGTCGGTTCTCTTCCGGCTCCTCTTGCTGTCGCTCTTCCAGAGCCTCGTTCCGTCCCACTTCCAGCTCCTCTTGCTGTCGCTCTTCCAGAGTCTCTTTCCGTCGCACTTGCAACTCCTCTTGCTGTCGCTCTTCCAGAGTCTCTTTCCGTCGCACTTGCAGTGCCTCTTGCTGTCGCTCTTGCCGTGCCGCATCCTCCAAATCGTTCACAGAGCCGCTTCCTGCGCCATCCGTCCACCAAAGCAAATTCCGCACCGCAGGCGCCCACCTTGCGCAATGATCCCCTGTATAAGCGTCACGCAGACTCGCATGCGGCAAAGCAACAGACGGAAACTCCTGATGAAGATAGCAGCTCAGCCCCATGAAGATGCCGCTTTCAGAAGGCGCATCCGAAAAATTCACAATGCTGCGTCCTCCTGTAAAGCACTTCTGCTGAAACATCGCGATTTCTTGCACTTTTGCGCTGCGGAATAGATCAATGACTCCCTCCGTTGCCGCCTTAAGCAGCTGTGCAAAATAAACATAAAAGCCGTAGCCATATTGCCAATACGAATACCCTTCCGCACACGCTCCGTCATCGCCATAGCCGTCCAAATAACAATCCATTGCGACTATCGTGCGGGATATCACGGCCTCCAGCCGCTTTTGATCATCCATCAAATGCAGCGCCGCCGCCCCAATCGAGCCGGCACATACCGCCGCCCAATTATGCTCCGCGCTCTCCCAAAAATAAGGCCCCTCGGTCAAAAATGGCTGAAACAGCCGTCTTTCCACTTCCTCATGAATACGCTGGTGCAGCTCCTCTGGCAGCCGCGAGCCCAGCAGAACGCTGATTTCACTGAGCGCAAAGCCCGTCTCCGCAGCGAACAAATCAATGGGCGTCTGCTGCTCTGACCCGCCAAGATGCGCAGGCAGGCACCACGTCCGCTCCTCGCAGATCGACCAAAGCGCAGCCAGCAGCGCCTCCAAATAGGACGGCTCCTCCTGCTCAAGCAGCGCCATAAGAGCGAAAGAATTAAGCCGCCGCCTTTTTTGAAAATAAACCCGTTCATATGGCAGCCGTTCACCTGTCTCCTTGTACATGCGAAACAGGGCTTCGCTCAGTTCCGGCTCAACGCTCGCCAATTGGCGCTGTGCCTCGGCGCGAATCTCCTCAACTAACGGACGCTGCATCTCGGATCGACGCAGCTCGCCATACCATTCATAGCTTAGTTGTCCCTCAGGCAGCTTCACTCTATTAACTAGAAGCGCCAGTCCCCTTCGACGCTCTCGCGGCAAATGCAGCTGTCCCAAAAAACGCTCTGCAAGGCGCCTGTGCAACGGTGCTTGCTCTTGCTCTTGCTCTTGCTCTTGCTCTTGCTCTTGCTCTTGCTCTTGCTCTTGCTCTTGCTCTTGCTCTTGCTCTTGCTCTTGCTCTTGCCTCTCCACCTTCTCCACTCCTCCCTACATATGCTTAACAAATCTCTTATCTTTTCTTCTTGTCCTTCTATCTTCATTCTTTAATCTTTAATCTTTAATCTTTAATCTTTAATCTCCATGCTTCATGCTTTATTCATCGTTCTTCATTCTTCCTTCTTCGTCCTTCGTCATTCATTCTTCGTTCTTCGTTCTTCATTCTTCGTTCTTCATTCTTCGTTCTTCGTTCTTCATTCTTCGTTCTTCGTTCATCGTTCTTCATTCTTCCTTCTTCGTCCTTCGTCATTCATTCTTCGTTCATCGTTCTTCATTTTCCCAATCATTCTACTCTTTGACCGATCTTCCTCTATTCCCTATCCATCCTGGCATCTTTATACCACGTTCCTGCCTAATATTTAAAATATCTATCCACACCAGCCATGATATCGCTTACAATCGTTTCTGCCCTCTCCGGTACTCCACAGGAGTCACACCCGTACATGACTTAAACAGCTTTATAAAATAGCTCTGGTTATCGTAGCCCAGCGTCTCGCATATTTTGCCGACGGGCGAGCCGGTTTGATCGAGCAGTTCCTTGGCCCGGTGCATTTTCATCCTGATTACATATTCGATAAAGGTCTCGCCCATTTCCTTCTTGAACAGGCGGCTGAAATAGCTGGGGTTCATAAACAGCTGCTCCGCCACCTCGTCAAGGCTGATCTTTTTGTCCAGATGCTGCGATACATATTCGCAAGCATCAATAACCTCAGCACGTTTACTGCCGCTCACGCCATTCTCGGAGGCCGTTATCGCTGACAAGCAGTGGGCGATCAGCCAAGCCTGAAGCTCGGCGAGGCTGCCGAGCTCCCACACCTCATGATGGCTGACGTCAATGGAGCTCGCTGAGCGGGTATGCTGCATCAATTGCAGCTTGAGCTTTACGTCCAGCAGCAGCTTAAACACCCAATCCTTCACCTGCTCAGGCGGCAGCCTCCGCTGCTCCGCAAGCGACAGCCACTGGCGCACCAGTCCCTCTGCCGCGTCGCGCTTATGGCCCAGCAGCGCCTCCCGCAGCAGCTCGGCCGCCTCGCCAAAGCCTTCCAGCAGCGGATTGTCGCTGCCTGCCTTGGCGAGCTGCGCGGACTTCCCCGCGCCTGCCTTCACAATAGAGCCAGGCGCGCGGTAGAAACGCGCCTCCGCCCCGGAAAGCAGCTCCGCCATCGCTTCCCGCAAGCGCAAGGGATCGCCTCCGCTAGCGCCAATCAGAAAGGACATCGTCAGCTTCAGCGAGCTTTTGAGCGTCCGCTGCACCTCCGCAAGCAGCAGCTTCACCTCGTCGAAGCCGTTTATTTTCAAGCCCTGCGGGCATACCTGCATAATAAAGGATTCCTGCGGGCTGTAGACAAAATGGGCAGCAGGGCGCCCCCTCTCCCGGCTTGCCATTATCTCACGGGTGACATTGTCCACGACAAAACGCAGCATCTCTTCGGAGCGAAAGCGCTGAAGCGCCTGCGGATAATCGTCGATGATGCCCAGCACCGGAATAACGAGCTCGCCTGCTCCGAATGGAAGGCCAAATGCTCCCAGCTCCTGCTGCCATTTGACGGGATCTAGCATTGGCTGATGAAGCGTCGCCCGAATAAACTGCTCCTTCAGCAGCGCCTTGTTGCGATCAACCATATTCTCCTTGCGGAGCTGCTCCATATGCAAATCCTTCGTCTCATTCAGCTCTGACTGAAATTGCAGCAGCAGCTTGCGTATATCCGAAGGATCAAGCGCATCCTTGAGCAAATAATCCTGCACCTTCAGCTTGAGCGCCTGCTGCGCATAGCTGAACTCGTCATGGCAGGACAGCACCGCTACGCACAGCTCCGGCTTGTACGCCTTAAGCCTGCGAATAAGCTCCAGCCCGTCCATG
This window encodes:
- a CDS encoding heparinase II/III family protein, which codes for MERQEQEQEQEQEQEQEQEQEQEQEQEQEQEQEQAPLHRRLAERFLGQLHLPRERRRGLALLVNRVKLPEGQLSYEWYGELRRSEMQRPLVEEIRAEAQRQLASVEPELSEALFRMYKETGERLPYERVYFQKRRRLNSFALMALLEQEEPSYLEALLAALWSICEERTWCLPAHLGGSEQQTPIDLFAAETGFALSEISVLLGSRLPEELHQRIHEEVERRLFQPFLTEGPYFWESAEHNWAAVCAGSIGAAALHLMDDQKRLEAVISRTIVAMDCYLDGYGDDGACAEGYSYWQYGYGFYVYFAQLLKAATEGVIDLFRSAKVQEIAMFQQKCFTGGRSIVNFSDAPSESGIFMGLSCYLHQEFPSVALPHASLRDAYTGDHCARWAPAVRNLLWWTDGAGSGSVNDLEDAARQERQQEALQVRRKETLEERQQEELQVRRKETLEERQQEELEVGRNEALEERQQEEPEENRREFRKETSKKIREEFREEGPQKEEASTERQLVKAAEAALWPTESHYLENVQWLLSRYVAEDGATYSFAAKGGHNAEPHNHNDVGQFVLHADGEAYLADLGSGEYTADYFGPQRYALWCNGSHGHSVPIIGGARQREGADARAEVVQAATSAELDVLELAMQAAYGEEAGLVGLRRRFEWSKKGALPVLTIRSRYRLREEVDGGREIIERFVVRRMPEAGEADGVVVLQGRKRLTIAFDAQQWKPVVTQRSDRDHFGRERHWYTLDFHHLETGAMTVESDFVFRFEQ
- a CDS encoding helix-turn-helix domain-containing protein — encoded protein: MVKVMLVDDDYPVLDLLAFAIEWEELGFQLIGMHENGEVALAAALEEMPDILITDIGMPRMDGLELIRRLKAYKPELCVAVLSCHDEFSYAQQALKLKVQDYLLKDALDPSDIRKLLLQFQSELNETKDLHMEQLRKENMVDRNKALLKEQFIRATLHQPMLDPVKWQQELGAFGLPFGAGELVIPVLGIIDDYPQALQRFRSEEMLRFVVDNVTREIMASRERGRPAAHFVYSPQESFIMQVCPQGLKINGFDEVKLLLAEVQRTLKSSLKLTMSFLIGASGGDPLRLREAMAELLSGAEARFYRAPGSIVKAGAGKSAQLAKAGSDNPLLEGFGEAAELLREALLGHKRDAAEGLVRQWLSLAEQRRLPPEQVKDWVFKLLLDVKLKLQLMQHTRSASSIDVSHHEVWELGSLAELQAWLIAHCLSAITASENGVSGSKRAEVIDACEYVSQHLDKKISLDEVAEQLFMNPSYFSRLFKKEMGETFIEYVIRMKMHRAKELLDQTGSPVGKICETLGYDNQSYFIKLFKSCTGVTPVEYRRGQKRL